In one Erythrobacteraceae bacterium WH01K genomic region, the following are encoded:
- the mltG gene encoding endolytic transglycosylase MltG, which yields MKGVKGLLAIAALVALAGIAWLGSGWWVGSQVEEETSFIVPSGATLTSVAGKLEEEGLIGSSDGFLLRAKILGSGDPVKAGEFLVPEGATASAMLDTFQHGETINRFVTIPEGTPSIVVHEILMAEPLLTGEIPVPVEGSVLPDTYSFERGEDRTAVLARMQAAMRNYLAEAWPKRTSDIAVDTIEEAVTLASIVEKETGVARERRMVAGLYSNRVKTGMLLQADPTIIYPITKGKPLGRRIRQSEIAAINGYNTYTRTGLPEGPITNPGREAIAAVLDPAETDAVYMVADGTGGHKFARTLAEHNANVEEWYALRRERGEM from the coding sequence ATGAAAGGCGTGAAGGGCCTGCTTGCGATTGCCGCGTTGGTCGCGCTGGCCGGCATCGCATGGCTGGGCAGCGGTTGGTGGGTCGGCAGCCAGGTCGAGGAGGAGACGAGCTTCATCGTGCCTTCCGGCGCAACGCTGACATCTGTCGCGGGCAAGCTGGAGGAAGAAGGCCTGATCGGTTCTTCCGACGGTTTCCTGCTGCGCGCCAAGATCCTCGGCAGCGGCGATCCGGTAAAGGCGGGCGAGTTCCTCGTGCCCGAAGGCGCAACCGCTTCGGCCATGCTCGATACGTTCCAGCATGGCGAGACGATCAACCGCTTCGTCACCATTCCCGAAGGCACGCCGTCCATCGTCGTGCACGAAATCCTGATGGCAGAGCCCTTGCTGACGGGCGAGATACCGGTCCCGGTCGAAGGCAGCGTCCTGCCCGACACGTACAGCTTCGAACGCGGGGAGGATCGCACCGCTGTCCTTGCCCGGATGCAGGCCGCGATGCGCAATTACCTGGCCGAAGCCTGGCCCAAGCGCACATCCGACATCGCCGTCGACACGATCGAGGAAGCGGTCACGCTTGCCAGCATCGTCGAGAAGGAGACAGGCGTCGCGCGGGAACGGCGGATGGTGGCAGGCCTCTATTCCAACCGCGTGAAGACCGGGATGCTGCTGCAGGCCGATCCCACGATCATCTATCCCATCACGAAGGGCAAGCCGCTGGGCCGCCGCATCCGCCAGTCGGAAATCGCCGCGATCAACGGATACAACACCTACACCCGCACCGGTCTGCCCGAAGGTCCGATTACCAATCCCGGGCGCGAGGCCATCGCGGCCGTGCTGGACCCGGCGGAAACGGACGCGGTATACATGGTTGCCGACGGGACGGGCGGCCACAAATTCGCCAGGACGCTGGCCGAACATAACGCCAATGTCGAGGAATGGTATGCCCTTCGCCGCGAGCGGGGCGAGATGTGA
- a CDS encoding 2'-5' RNA ligase family protein, with translation MSGTPAGDDTTDLADTDPFILTARLPPHLHSWATALRTEHFPPERNYLEAHVTLFHALPPQCGDEIAEVLSRVAAQTAPVPARLLGIMSLGGGTALKLESPAMLALRDEIAERFHGMLTKQDQHRPRLHVTIQNKVTSKEAKALQAQLAGRVEERAFAFRGLELFQYRGGPWEKVRDFAFRG, from the coding sequence GTGAGCGGAACGCCCGCAGGCGACGATACCACAGACTTGGCGGACACCGATCCCTTCATCCTGACCGCCCGGCTCCCGCCCCACCTTCACAGCTGGGCCACCGCCCTGCGGACCGAGCATTTCCCGCCGGAGCGCAATTATCTCGAAGCGCATGTCACCCTGTTCCACGCGCTGCCCCCGCAATGCGGCGACGAGATCGCAGAGGTGCTGTCACGGGTTGCAGCGCAGACCGCGCCCGTCCCTGCGCGGCTGCTCGGTATCATGTCGCTGGGCGGCGGGACCGCGCTGAAACTGGAAAGTCCGGCCATGCTGGCTCTGCGGGACGAGATCGCGGAGCGGTTCCACGGAATGCTGACGAAACAGGACCAGCACCGGCCCCGGCTGCACGTGACGATCCAGAACAAGGTAACGTCGAAAGAGGCAAAGGCGCTGCAGGCGCAGCTGGCGGGCAGGGTGGAGGAACGCGCCTTCGCCTTTCGCGGGCTGGAACTGTTCCAATATCGCGGGGGACCGTGGGAAAAGGTCCGCGATTTCGCCTTCCGCGGATAA
- a CDS encoding integrase arm-type DNA-binding domain-containing protein, giving the protein MALSEIQIKKAKAAERPYKLADGEGLFLLVQKNGSKLWRLKYRYHGKEKLLSFGAYPEVGIAAARELKKVAKGVLAEGRDPMVHKPGRDFEEAKTFRAIATMWHQNRASSLDPAHAKRVWSRMDQDVFPDLGELMMHEITPPEVLKVIRKIEERGALDISRRAKQCIGQVFQFAIASGLCDSDPTAHLRGALKPRPRVKHMAKLPLAQLPELMIKIGQYQEEGERRSEITRAALNFALLTWVRTKELRFAKKHEFEDMGGPSPVWRIGADRMKMGREHIVPLSRQAASLAQDLISKSEGKYVFPGQKPKMPLSENTMIYGLYRLGYHGRQTVHGFRGLASTWANEQLVEVGDPPMWIRRYHEDWVELQLAHSEENEVRGAYNAAEYLAPRRAMLQDWADFLDSIGGKPQNIAVLRAA; this is encoded by the coding sequence ATGGCCTTGAGTGAGATTCAGATCAAAAAAGCGAAGGCGGCAGAGCGCCCATACAAGCTTGCGGATGGGGAGGGTCTATTCCTCCTTGTTCAAAAGAACGGCTCGAAGCTCTGGCGGCTGAAATACCGTTACCACGGTAAGGAGAAGCTGCTTTCTTTCGGCGCCTATCCCGAAGTAGGAATAGCGGCAGCAAGAGAACTCAAGAAAGTTGCCAAAGGTGTGCTGGCTGAGGGCAGGGACCCGATGGTCCACAAACCGGGTCGGGACTTCGAAGAGGCCAAGACCTTCAGGGCGATCGCCACCATGTGGCATCAGAACAGAGCAAGTAGTCTCGATCCCGCGCATGCGAAGCGTGTCTGGTCACGCATGGACCAGGATGTGTTTCCTGACTTGGGCGAGCTCATGATGCATGAGATCACTCCACCAGAAGTGCTAAAGGTCATTCGGAAAATCGAAGAGCGCGGCGCGCTCGACATCAGTCGGCGGGCAAAGCAATGTATTGGACAGGTGTTCCAGTTCGCTATTGCCAGCGGCCTTTGTGATTCCGACCCTACTGCGCATCTTCGCGGGGCACTGAAGCCACGGCCTCGGGTCAAGCATATGGCGAAGCTACCTCTCGCGCAGCTACCCGAGCTGATGATTAAGATCGGGCAATATCAAGAAGAGGGTGAGAGACGCTCCGAGATTACCCGGGCAGCATTGAATTTCGCTCTTCTTACATGGGTGCGGACGAAGGAGCTTCGATTCGCCAAGAAGCACGAGTTCGAAGATATGGGTGGACCTTCACCAGTATGGCGCATTGGCGCTGACCGGATGAAAATGGGCCGCGAGCATATCGTGCCACTGTCGCGACAAGCCGCTTCTCTTGCTCAGGATTTGATCAGCAAGTCCGAAGGTAAATACGTCTTTCCAGGCCAGAAGCCCAAGATGCCGCTCTCAGAGAATACGATGATCTATGGCCTCTATCGGCTCGGTTACCACGGGCGGCAAACTGTTCACGGCTTCAGGGGTCTGGCGAGCACCTGGGCGAATGAGCAGCTTGTCGAGGTCGGCGATCCCCCGATGTGGATCCGTCGATATCATGAAGACTGGGTCGAACTGCAATTGGCACACAGCGAAGAAAACGAAGTTCGCGGAGCATACAATGCTGCCGAATATCTCGCTCCTCGGCGTGCAATGTTGCAGGATTGGGCAGACTTCCTCGACTCCATCGGCGGCAAGCCGCAAAACATTGCGGTCTTGAGGGCCGCTTGA
- a CDS encoding DUF5818 domain-containing protein: MTTNRKRISGRLEHLPRGAAIVTDAGDHWVLEDYEPSNDDFGFEVTAEGIVVGFDRLRVEWLGQVSA, from the coding sequence ATGACTACGAATCGGAAAAGGATCAGCGGACGGCTCGAGCATCTTCCTCGGGGAGCTGCAATTGTAACCGATGCCGGTGATCACTGGGTTCTTGAAGACTATGAACCCTCAAACGATGACTTCGGATTTGAAGTTACCGCAGAGGGTATTGTCGTCGGGTTCGACCGGCTTCGCGTCGAATGGCTTGGTCAGGTGTCCGCTTAG
- a CDS encoding lytic transglycosylase domain-containing protein, with amino-acid sequence MRMYLVACGCGALAIAIAIAISGSARAREFQVFDHDLSKVEVTTDKGLGFNPTAIDLAKPEGGKAYIDRSFKEALYEPLIRQAEARYQLPPRLLQALIWQESRFNPMAISPAGAAGLAQLMPGTARELGVSNRHDPAQNIDGGARYLKQMLERFGAIHLALAAYNAGPGAVSRAGGIPKNRETPGYVKSVIDRWMAYSSI; translated from the coding sequence ATGCGAATGTATCTGGTGGCCTGCGGTTGCGGTGCGCTAGCGATTGCGATAGCGATAGCGATTTCCGGGTCTGCGCGGGCGCGGGAGTTTCAAGTCTTCGACCATGACCTCAGCAAAGTTGAGGTTACAACCGACAAAGGTCTTGGCTTTAACCCGACTGCAATCGACTTGGCCAAACCAGAAGGCGGCAAGGCTTATATCGATAGAAGCTTCAAGGAAGCTTTGTACGAGCCACTCATCCGGCAAGCTGAAGCGCGATACCAATTACCGCCTCGACTGCTTCAGGCCCTGATTTGGCAGGAATCGCGGTTCAACCCGATGGCGATCAGTCCGGCTGGCGCCGCTGGTCTCGCTCAACTGATGCCGGGAACGGCAAGAGAACTCGGTGTCAGCAATCGCCACGATCCGGCTCAGAACATCGACGGTGGCGCGCGGTATCTGAAGCAGATGCTAGAGCGCTTTGGTGCGATCCATCTCGCGCTGGCCGCCTACAACGCTGGACCCGGCGCCGTGTCGCGAGCCGGCGGGATACCGAAAAATCGGGAAACGCCTGGATATGTGAAGAGCGTTATCGACCGATGGATGGCATACAGCTCGATATGA
- a CDS encoding toprim domain-containing protein — translation MPVSNSTLSRTSLEDTARKICESRGGKWSGTKGMACCPAHDDRTPSLGVSLGRQAILFHCFAGCDQQSVLSALAREGFEAPALFSASATTNGPEPTSTRKPSAAALRIWRDAQPLRASPAKEYLESRGILAASPALRFHPRTPLGPKGRTRFLPALIAAVSLDEGPVAVHRTFLSGNTKAAFDKPKRALGALGESAVRLFAPASGKLGLAEGIESAMSAYALTGVPVWATLGNERFGLVSVPESVTELHLFVDHDAGGELAASRGLSAYACDGRTVHVRKPSSRDTDWNDELTAWLRRKAAP, via the coding sequence ATGCCCGTTTCGAATTCAACCCTGTCACGTACCTCGCTTGAGGACACCGCCCGCAAGATCTGCGAAAGCCGGGGCGGCAAGTGGTCCGGCACCAAGGGCATGGCCTGCTGCCCTGCGCATGATGATCGCACGCCGTCACTCGGTGTGTCGCTCGGCCGACAGGCCATCCTCTTCCATTGCTTTGCGGGATGCGATCAGCAGAGCGTGTTGTCTGCATTGGCGCGTGAAGGATTCGAGGCACCGGCGCTTTTTTCAGCTTCTGCGACCACCAACGGCCCCGAACCGACCAGCACCCGCAAACCCTCGGCGGCAGCGCTGAGGATCTGGCGCGATGCACAGCCACTGCGTGCCAGTCCGGCAAAGGAATATCTTGAGAGCCGCGGCATCCTCGCCGCATCTCCAGCGCTCCGCTTCCATCCACGAACGCCGCTTGGTCCAAAAGGACGGACCCGCTTTTTGCCCGCCCTGATCGCGGCAGTCAGCCTCGACGAGGGGCCGGTCGCCGTCCATCGCACGTTCCTTTCGGGCAATACCAAGGCCGCTTTCGACAAGCCGAAACGCGCGCTTGGCGCGCTCGGTGAATCTGCTGTCCGCCTCTTCGCTCCGGCCTCTGGCAAGCTCGGCCTTGCTGAAGGCATTGAAAGCGCAATGTCGGCTTATGCTCTCACCGGTGTCCCCGTCTGGGCGACCCTCGGGAATGAGCGCTTCGGCCTCGTCAGTGTGCCCGAGAGCGTGACCGAGCTTCATCTCTTCGTCGATCACGACGCTGGCGGCGAGCTGGCTGCGTCGCGTGGCCTGTCCGCCTATGCTTGCGATGGACGCACGGTACATGTCCGCAAACCGTCATCACGCGACACCGATTGGAACGACGAACTCACGGCATGGCTGCGCCGCAAGGCGGCGCCGTAG
- a CDS encoding strawberry notch family protein, whose protein sequence is MFQSDLFPTGEQLPSMPLAYAIGTRVAELLASGRHLTRADISGLFAEETGTPDWGSAWTIDDYNNAVEIGALLWLRESSCIDLATSVHEADARLDWLEAALPPRHVRSETQVELQQFSTPPMLAWLMAKAAALCAQDTLLEPSAGNGALALWSSLQNASLLLNEIDPARRDGLAHIFPSATITAHDGELIADLHRGPIPSVVLMNPPFARSQERGKDGETAQRHLRSAIRAAASGARIVAIMPEGFDASTFAKSQQEASLLLHVRLQQMFRRTGTGIAVRLVVIDKTPTASSPAINGDTCDLIALHALVTKLSPRANISANLHRLPVGKPLRLVGKTSNQRTPVRPLAPFAATSKAAANAIDLTYSVLAEPAPVPEQTGIYLPYRPSRIAFEGAPVHPTPLVESVAMGSVAAPQPNVSPRLPANWQANGLLSEAQCETLVYAAQAFARDLPGRFKVSQEGTSLELSGNGHAYRQGFFLGDGTGAGKGRQIAAVIMDRWLAGERRHVWITKNEALLEDARRDWEALGGLPLDLQPLSRWKLGQPVTMSEGILFVTYPTLRSGRADDTRLDQILAWAGEDFDGVIAFDEAHAMANALGGSSIRGKAKGSEQGMAGLRLQNHLPRARVLYASATGASDIANLGYTSRLGLWGPETAFPTHEAFMTEIRAGGVAAMELVARDLKAQGLYLARALSFAGVEYDILEHSLTEAQVRIYDAYADAWAIIHRNLEAALEATRVVDEDSGDTLNRNAKTAALSIFEGTKQRFFAQLLLSMKLPSLIPAMEVALGEEHSVVVQLVSTAEAMLDRRLADLTVEEREALDIDLSPREYVIDYLTKSFPIRLMQVFADEDGNLRSEAMSDGEGNPVFCPRAIAARDALIEQLCALPPIATALDAIIEHFGTDAVAEVTGRTRRLVLGRDGEQRLERRSPSANVAEAQSFMEGTKRILVFSDAGGTGRSYHADLGCRNQQRRVHFLLEPGWRADNAIQGLGRTNRTNQASAPLFRPVTTDVKGERRFISTIARRLDALGALTRGQRQTGGQNLFDPADNLESDYARDALTRWFQLLYDGRLEATTFGNFVERTGLRLESPDGGLTDNLPTIQRWLNRILALPIALQNAIFEEYLGLVEARIEAAREAGTLDQGLETVRVDHFTVLADELLRTDPVTRAETRLVSLEVTRHLRPLQLQRLVRMHEIGSRHAIPMRNMRSGKVALSVPARRLIADDGAVIERRRLLRPLKSANWTLEALAESHWEEIGVSAFTSAWRAEEEEAAKSPVTERVHFATGLLLPVWKRLPGDHVRVTRLVAEDGQSIIGREVLDIDLAAIADTFGLSGVTGPSAEQIGALVIASGKPLGLASHDPLTVKRSLVGGEQRLELIGFSPDRLDWYKNKGCFTEIIRYRTRLFVPVSRASSVLPALAA, encoded by the coding sequence ATGTTTCAATCAGACCTGTTTCCCACCGGCGAGCAGTTGCCGTCAATGCCTTTGGCCTACGCTATCGGCACCCGAGTTGCCGAACTACTCGCTTCGGGACGGCATCTTACCCGTGCCGACATTTCCGGGCTGTTCGCCGAAGAGACCGGCACCCCGGACTGGGGAAGCGCCTGGACCATCGATGACTACAACAACGCGGTCGAGATCGGCGCACTGCTCTGGCTTAGGGAGTCCTCATGCATCGATCTGGCAACAAGCGTGCACGAAGCCGACGCGCGGCTCGACTGGCTCGAAGCAGCCTTGCCGCCGCGGCATGTGCGCAGCGAAACACAGGTCGAGCTCCAGCAGTTCTCGACCCCGCCGATGCTGGCTTGGCTGATGGCGAAGGCTGCAGCTTTATGCGCGCAAGACACACTCCTCGAACCATCCGCCGGCAATGGCGCCCTCGCTCTCTGGAGCTCCCTCCAGAATGCTTCGCTGCTCCTCAACGAGATCGATCCGGCAAGACGAGATGGTCTGGCCCACATCTTCCCTTCGGCCACGATCACTGCGCATGACGGGGAACTGATCGCCGACCTGCATCGCGGCCCCATTCCGTCGGTCGTCCTGATGAATCCGCCGTTCGCGCGTAGCCAAGAACGCGGCAAGGATGGCGAGACGGCGCAGCGCCACCTTCGTAGTGCAATCCGGGCCGCGGCCAGTGGCGCAAGGATAGTCGCCATCATGCCCGAAGGCTTCGATGCTTCCACTTTCGCCAAGTCACAGCAAGAAGCGTCGCTGCTCCTCCATGTTCGCTTGCAGCAGATGTTTCGCCGGACAGGGACGGGGATTGCCGTTCGCCTGGTCGTCATCGACAAGACGCCGACTGCGTCTTCGCCCGCAATCAACGGGGATACCTGCGACCTGATCGCGCTCCACGCGCTTGTCACGAAGCTTTCGCCAAGGGCGAATATATCCGCCAACCTCCATCGCCTGCCAGTCGGAAAACCATTGCGCCTCGTTGGCAAGACTTCGAACCAACGCACGCCGGTCCGGCCGTTGGCGCCTTTCGCAGCGACATCAAAAGCCGCAGCGAATGCGATCGACCTCACCTATTCGGTCCTCGCCGAACCCGCGCCGGTGCCCGAACAGACAGGCATCTACCTACCTTACCGGCCAAGCCGAATCGCTTTCGAAGGCGCGCCGGTTCATCCCACCCCACTCGTGGAATCGGTCGCCATGGGGTCGGTTGCGGCTCCGCAGCCGAACGTTAGCCCGCGTCTCCCCGCAAATTGGCAGGCCAATGGCCTCTTGTCCGAAGCGCAATGCGAGACACTGGTCTATGCTGCCCAGGCATTCGCACGCGATCTCCCGGGGCGCTTCAAGGTCAGCCAGGAAGGCACCTCGCTCGAATTGTCGGGGAATGGGCACGCCTACCGACAGGGCTTCTTCCTCGGCGACGGAACCGGAGCGGGCAAGGGACGACAGATCGCCGCAGTCATCATGGATCGCTGGCTCGCAGGCGAGCGCCGCCATGTCTGGATCACCAAGAACGAGGCGCTGCTCGAAGATGCACGCCGCGACTGGGAAGCGCTTGGCGGGCTGCCGCTCGATCTCCAGCCGCTCTCGCGCTGGAAACTCGGCCAGCCCGTCACGATGTCCGAAGGCATTCTCTTCGTCACCTACCCGACGCTGCGCTCGGGGCGCGCCGACGATACGCGGCTCGACCAGATCCTTGCCTGGGCGGGCGAGGATTTCGATGGCGTGATCGCTTTCGACGAAGCCCACGCCATGGCCAATGCGCTCGGGGGCTCTTCAATCCGCGGCAAGGCCAAGGGCTCCGAACAAGGGATGGCGGGCCTCAGGCTGCAGAACCATCTCCCGCGCGCCCGCGTGCTCTATGCTTCTGCCACTGGCGCTTCGGATATTGCCAACCTCGGTTACACTTCCCGCCTCGGCCTTTGGGGACCCGAGACCGCTTTTCCGACCCACGAGGCATTCATGACCGAGATCCGCGCTGGCGGCGTCGCGGCGATGGAGCTCGTCGCCCGTGATCTCAAGGCCCAGGGCCTCTATCTTGCCCGTGCGCTGTCCTTCGCCGGGGTCGAGTACGACATCCTCGAACATAGCCTGACCGAAGCACAGGTACGGATCTACGATGCCTATGCTGATGCCTGGGCGATCATCCACCGCAACCTCGAAGCGGCGCTCGAAGCAACCCGCGTGGTCGACGAGGACAGCGGCGACACGCTCAACCGCAATGCCAAGACTGCGGCGCTATCGATCTTCGAAGGCACCAAGCAGCGCTTCTTTGCCCAGCTCCTGCTTTCGATGAAATTGCCGAGCCTGATCCCCGCGATGGAAGTAGCGCTTGGCGAAGAGCATTCGGTTGTCGTGCAGCTGGTCTCGACCGCCGAGGCCATGCTCGACCGGCGCCTTGCCGACCTTACCGTGGAAGAACGCGAAGCTCTCGATATCGATCTGTCCCCGCGTGAATACGTCATCGACTACCTTACGAAGAGCTTCCCGATACGATTGATGCAGGTCTTCGCCGACGAGGACGGCAATCTTCGCTCCGAGGCGATGAGCGACGGAGAGGGCAATCCCGTTTTCTGCCCGCGCGCAATTGCTGCGCGCGATGCGCTGATCGAACAGCTTTGCGCACTGCCGCCCATCGCCACTGCGCTCGATGCGATTATCGAACATTTCGGAACCGACGCCGTGGCCGAAGTCACGGGCCGGACCCGCAGGCTTGTCCTGGGCCGCGATGGTGAGCAGCGCCTCGAACGGCGTAGCCCCAGCGCCAATGTCGCCGAAGCCCAAAGCTTCATGGAAGGGACCAAGCGCATCCTGGTCTTCTCGGATGCGGGCGGTACGGGGCGTTCCTACCATGCCGACCTCGGCTGCCGGAACCAGCAACGCCGGGTCCATTTCCTGCTCGAGCCGGGCTGGCGCGCCGACAACGCTATCCAGGGTCTCGGTCGTACCAACCGCACCAACCAGGCCTCGGCTCCGCTGTTCCGGCCGGTAACCACCGACGTGAAGGGCGAGCGCCGGTTCATATCGACCATTGCGCGAAGGCTCGACGCATTAGGCGCGCTGACGCGCGGCCAGCGCCAGACCGGCGGACAAAACCTGTTCGACCCGGCAGACAATCTCGAAAGCGACTATGCGCGCGACGCGCTCACCCGATGGTTCCAGCTGCTTTATGACGGCAGGCTCGAAGCCACCACATTCGGCAACTTCGTCGAGCGAACGGGCCTCCGGCTCGAAAGTCCAGATGGTGGACTGACCGACAATCTCCCCACGATCCAACGCTGGCTCAACCGCATTCTTGCGCTGCCGATCGCGCTCCAGAACGCGATCTTCGAGGAGTATCTCGGACTTGTCGAAGCGCGGATCGAAGCTGCGCGCGAGGCCGGAACGCTCGACCAGGGACTGGAAACCGTGAGGGTCGATCATTTTACGGTCCTGGCAGATGAACTCCTGCGCACCGATCCCGTGACCCGAGCCGAGACCCGCCTCGTCTCGCTCGAAGTGACGAGGCACCTTCGGCCTCTGCAATTGCAGCGCCTGGTGCGGATGCACGAGATCGGCAGTCGGCACGCGATCCCGATGCGCAATATGCGGTCAGGCAAGGTCGCGCTGTCGGTTCCAGCCCGTCGCCTCATCGCCGACGACGGGGCCGTGATTGAACGCAGGCGCCTGCTGCGCCCGCTCAAGTCCGCGAACTGGACCCTTGAGGCACTCGCTGAGAGCCACTGGGAGGAAATTGGCGTCTCTGCGTTCACCAGCGCCTGGCGGGCCGAGGAAGAAGAGGCGGCCAAATCACCGGTCACTGAGCGAGTCCATTTCGCTACCGGACTTCTGCTTCCGGTCTGGAAGCGCCTCCCAGGCGATCATGTTCGGGTCACCCGGCTCGTTGCCGAAGATGGTCAGTCGATCATCGGTCGCGAAGTGCTCGATATCGATCTCGCTGCGATCGCCGATACCTTTGGTCTATCCGGGGTTACCGGACCATCGGCAGAACAGATCGGCGCGCTTGTGATTGCCAGCGGCAAACCGCTGGGCCTTGCTAGCCATGATCCACTCACCGTGAAACGCTCGCTGGTCGGCGGCGAACAGCGCCTTGAACTGATCGGCTTCTCCCCCGATCGGCTCGACTGGTACAAGAACAAGGGCTGCTTCACCGAGATCATCCGCTACCGCACGCGGCTGTTCGTCCCGGTGTCGAGAGCCTCGTCGGTCCTCCCCGCGCTTGCCGCCTGA
- a CDS encoding ParB/RepB/Spo0J family partition protein translates to MIHSIPLKKLVPSPRNVRKSSDVLADLQLRVDIAARGLLQNLVVRKGKRGKFEVEAGGRRLAALQALAEEGTLPDTHEVTCLVIEGEESEVREASLAENFQRLAMNPADEAQAFASIIEAGATTEDVARRFGLTVRFVEGRLRLASLAPCVFEALAEGTITLDMAKAYGAISDVERQAHVYAELQDAWYQITPDTIRRMVLDATVRGSDPRAVLVGRDAYLAAGGRIERKLFDDDASESWIDVALLEDLAHKAMDEAAEKTALEFGLAWVRPTLGNYVSHDLVEGLGRLPCEPAPMTEQEAQELGELEADYDRVAAVLEDEDSDEDEVAKAEQELVVIDRAMRALNDRPPVLADELKSEAGAFLVLSRNGEPTLVPQFYTETEVIADEGVIEAIEESGAAKPKGSSLSQRLLDELAMQRRDILAIHLANDPALALDFMVFTLADVDGHDWRAKKASTLVGSVASGPVTGFEAKDAPASAALAEFAGSLDESWRAGECDVKRFARFRALSDEARSAWLGHVVSRTLVASLACEGERSVPLHEALGSLLEIETAHWWRPTAANYFDRVAKARTLEALDGAGGPELVSRYAASKKAELASAAERIFSGNFIGEPEVKERAQAWVPPIMRFAGSEEAELADHGGDEAANVEATDEIAEQAA, encoded by the coding sequence ATGATCCATTCGATTCCCTTGAAGAAGCTCGTCCCGAGCCCGCGCAACGTTCGCAAGTCGAGCGACGTGCTGGCCGACCTCCAGCTGCGGGTAGACATTGCTGCGCGCGGCCTGCTGCAGAACCTCGTCGTGCGCAAAGGAAAGCGCGGCAAATTCGAAGTCGAGGCCGGCGGTCGCCGTCTCGCCGCGCTGCAGGCGCTGGCCGAAGAGGGCACCTTGCCTGACACGCACGAAGTCACCTGCCTCGTGATCGAAGGCGAGGAAAGCGAAGTGCGCGAAGCCAGCCTCGCCGAGAACTTCCAGCGACTCGCGATGAACCCGGCCGACGAGGCGCAGGCCTTCGCCTCCATCATCGAAGCAGGAGCTACGACGGAAGACGTAGCGCGACGCTTCGGCCTCACCGTCCGGTTCGTCGAAGGGCGCCTGCGTTTGGCAAGTCTGGCACCCTGCGTCTTCGAAGCGCTCGCCGAAGGCACGATCACGCTCGACATGGCCAAGGCCTACGGCGCGATCTCCGACGTCGAGCGCCAGGCGCATGTCTATGCCGAGCTGCAGGATGCCTGGTACCAGATCACGCCTGACACGATCCGCCGCATGGTGCTTGATGCCACGGTGCGTGGTTCCGATCCGCGGGCCGTGCTTGTCGGACGCGATGCCTATCTCGCCGCAGGCGGCCGGATTGAGCGCAAACTGTTCGACGATGACGCCAGCGAGAGCTGGATCGATGTCGCGCTGCTCGAAGACCTCGCGCACAAGGCCATGGACGAAGCCGCAGAAAAGACCGCGCTCGAATTTGGCCTTGCCTGGGTCCGGCCGACGCTTGGCAACTACGTCAGCCACGACCTTGTTGAAGGTCTCGGTCGCTTGCCCTGCGAGCCTGCGCCAATGACCGAGCAGGAAGCGCAGGAGCTCGGTGAGCTCGAGGCCGACTACGACCGCGTCGCCGCCGTGCTCGAAGACGAAGACAGCGACGAGGACGAGGTCGCCAAGGCCGAACAGGAACTCGTCGTCATCGACCGCGCCATGCGCGCGCTCAATGACCGGCCGCCGGTCCTCGCTGACGAACTGAAATCCGAGGCTGGTGCCTTCCTAGTCCTCTCGCGCAATGGCGAGCCGACCTTGGTCCCGCAGTTCTACACCGAGACCGAAGTCATCGCTGACGAAGGCGTGATCGAGGCCATTGAAGAGAGCGGTGCGGCGAAGCCCAAGGGCAGCTCGCTGTCCCAGCGCCTGCTCGACGAACTGGCCATGCAGCGCCGCGACATCCTTGCGATCCATCTCGCCAACGATCCGGCACTGGCGCTCGACTTCATGGTCTTCACGCTTGCCGATGTCGATGGACATGACTGGCGCGCCAAGAAAGCGTCGACGCTGGTCGGCTCTGTCGCTTCCGGCCCGGTCACCGGGTTTGAGGCCAAGGATGCGCCGGCGAGCGCTGCCCTGGCCGAGTTTGCCGGGTCGCTCGATGAAAGCTGGCGTGCTGGTGAATGCGACGTGAAGCGGTTTGCGAGGTTCCGGGCGCTTTCCGATGAGGCGCGTTCGGCCTGGCTCGGCCATGTCGTCTCGCGCACTCTAGTTGCAAGCCTTGCGTGCGAAGGCGAACGTTCGGTGCCGCTGCACGAGGCGCTTGGCTCGTTACTTGAAATCGAGACCGCGCATTGGTGGCGTCCCACGGCGGCCAACTACTTCGACCGCGTGGCCAAGGCTCGCACGCTCGAAGCGCTCGATGGCGCCGGCGGTCCCGAACTCGTCAGTCGCTATGCCGCATCGAAGAAGGCCGAACTGGCGAGCGCTGCCGAGCGCATCTTCTCCGGCAACTTCATTGGCGAGCCCGAGGTCAAGGAACGGGCGCAGGCCTGGGTTCCACCTATAATGCGTTTCGCCGGTTCTGAAGAAGCCGAACTGGCGGACCACGGAGGCGACGAGGCGGCCAACGTGGAAGCAACTGACGAAATTGCCGAGCAGGCTGCCTGA